A genomic region of Thunnus albacares chromosome 2, fThuAlb1.1, whole genome shotgun sequence contains the following coding sequences:
- the snapc4 gene encoding snRNA-activating protein complex subunit 4 translates to MSVSLSVERDRIQRQVERLEQSLSATHSELELLSSETDDQSDAGSEEEEGQTAAGLLAQRDKIQSEIQNLESFLGPHSPVCVSDDDVSSSDESDLGLSLSVDSCLQMNLVYQQVIQETLNQLETLLTHNHRQQKELLSQLSGPIKESSREQPAPTSYQQPISMYLGRFLKPYFKDKLTGLGPPANQETKEKASRMTGCFDDKTLKVKRWESWQKNLLIHSVTRDSLRRLIQPKLSKVDYLSQKLASAEQTDRQQLRQQIDGLERDIDLLRGKKEEELIGDRYEDHDWQKISNIDFEGTREAEDLRCFWQNFLHPSVNKSRWSQEEVQQLKEVSRRHEERQWESIAQQLGTGRTAFMCLQTFQRFVSDSLRRSSWNAFEDNLLRELVDKMRIGNFIPYTQMSYFMEGRDPAQLIYRWNQVLDPSLKKGPWTKEEDQLLLRAVSRHGEKNWWKIRLEVPGRTDSACRDRYHDCLKEGTKRGGFDKDERELLLQLVEKHGVGHWAKIAAEIPNRFDAQCLREWRKLTRPPPPPAQKRSKAKSQSKSREGAKKKTTNAERNIKRRLMKIKEESSEEEEEMAVEYMDSDDEEKEKRKKKKKMKKEVVEVERIEEVEKEEEQYTFPPMQEWIPAEKAQCFTFLSFRPVALQSPGSAHCGESVRSTILGRFGRSVIIGPNPRVLQWEERHDSNTMMMVSPEQLRAHLCNQANNLKNQSTGSTHRKSQTGKQNRLGRVTDTGLGYELQAAVTPWIGNLLIPAKTRLTAADALRERGEKVRLPSTPIFLLLLQTMNVDTMGCKEIIEQRKSKVVMLTPSPNLSSIQMKNPKKVAGMLQQRRTMRKELQDLDHQHKLILEQLQALQHQKVRPQQQLVLLQPSPLPPRSPCTPPQNRPGFLIQTPPNMRPQMSPLSFPRSVLLPRPVLQPQRPRAAATQLVPASSLTTPPPAPNRPPPGGVVSSPSPADPPVSVVPMPLKATSVSFCQQAGPSTQTLKTALLPPSNQPVSIGSTTANQLAVPSSLTMPLPAPHRPPGGVVSSASPAASPVSLFLMPLNATSASFRQQTGPSTQTLKTALLPSSNQPVSIGSTAANQLAVPSSLTMPPPAPPAGVTSLPLTKTKATSPIPPSESTARPLLTPNVSPVSVDSATCPQVSSTQNLSLAPPTSMPTNQHTASSTSSLPAPFPCDHDYTFINPYSTPFQPSPTPCLPDSAPNQPLKAPPRRRKQGKKRGRREEQQSRTVDSTDRAAIGVIQKGRRVRKPSQKVKALHEATEAQVTPPPIDSAPDQPLKAPPRGRKRGRGEEQHCGTGDSVDAASIGVVQNRKRVRKLSQKAKALQEATEAKAEAKKRASSSPRHKKHCRASPCKEDGALQQQSVTQLPGMCLLPSQSMWVMTPGGLVQVALVPNTPRPAPPRNVLTLQPAAPPLRLPAGAPPPASMSVSVNLPHQNPPRLLPALPKFPSKPLPPALFLEPIPRGPNPASCPVPSRPPLPPPKLFLPYKGTVRADPAAPPPLRREALQFDPSLMFLEPRSEVCDWLSGRGGVVVPGLGMSLPYLPPFVSSLNTLSALLRAKKSLTKSSLQLLSRYGEPRHPPTESDARNTCSPPPPDLPDSTSDPRPAGDKPAPSVSADPPPEEEAELVVTVRQLVTERFAENPAYQLLKARFLSCFTVPALLATVQPIPEKTVTRPANEEVEEEETEEEEEEEEEEEEGLKRIKERGKKRRAEKSLLLCDGSGAPANHFSGITSTNKTG, encoded by the exons atgtctgtctctctgtcagtagagagagacaggatcCAGCGACAGGTGGAGAGGCTGGAACAGAGTCTGTCTGCAACACACAGTGAACTGGAGCTGCTGAGCAGTGAGACAG ATGACCAATCAGACGCTggcagtgaggaagaggaggggcaG ACGGCGGCAGGTCTGCTGGCTCAGAGAGACAAGATCCAGTCAGAGATCCAGAACCTGGAGAGCTTCCTGGGACCACATagtcctgtctgtgtgtcag ATGATGACGTCAGCAGCAGTGATGAG agtgaTCTGggtctgtctctgtcagtgGATTCCTGTCTACAGATGAATCTGGTCTACCAGCAGGTCATTCAAGAGACGCTGAACCAGCTGGAGACACTActgacacacaaccacagacagcag AAGGAGCTTCTGTCTCAGTTGTCTGGACCAATCAAAGAGTCTTCCAGGGAACAGCCCGCCCCCACCTCCTACCAGCAGCCAATCAGCATGTACCTGGGTCGCTTCCTCAAACCCTACTTCAAGGACAAGCTGACAGGACTG ggtcctccagccaatcaggagacAAAGGAGAAGGCGAGCAGGATGACGGGCTGTTTCGACGACAAGACGCTGAAAGTTAAACGAT GGGAAAGCTGGCAGAAGAACCTGCTGATCCACTCAGTGACCAGAGACAGTCTGAGGAGACTCATCCAGCCCAAACTCTCCAA ggtGGACTACCTGAGTCAGAAGCTGGCGTcggcagagcagacagacaggcagcagcTGAGGCAGCAGATAGACGGTCTGGAGAGAGACATCGACCTGCTCag agggaagaaggaggaggagctgaTCGGTGATCGATATGAAGATCATGACTGGCAGAAAATCTCTAATATTGAT tttgAAGGAACGAGGGAAGCGGAGGACCTTCGTTGTTTCTGGCAGAACTTCTTACATCCGTCGGTGAATAAGAGTCGGTGGAGTCAGGAGGAGGTGCAGCAGCTGAAGGAGGTCAGCAGGAGACATGAGGAGAGACAGTGGGAGAGCATCGCCCAGCAGCTCGGG aCCGGGAGGACGGCCTTCATGTGTCTTCAGACCTTCCAGCGGTTCGTCTCAGACTCATTGAGACGCAGCAGTTGGAATGCATTTGAGGACAATCTGCTCAGAGAGCTGGTGGACAAGATGAGGATCGGAAACTTCATCCCCTACACGCAGA tGAGCTACTTCATGGAGGGTCGTGACCCCGCCCAGCTGATCTACAGGTGGAACCAGGTTTTGGACCCGAGCCTGAAGAAAGGACCATGGACCAAAGAGGAGGACCAG CTATTGCTGCGGGCCGTCTCTCGTCATGGGGAGAAGAACTGGTGGAAGATCAGGTTGGAGGTTCCTGGACGCACTGACAGCGCCTGCAGAGACAG GTATCACGACTGTTTGAAGGAGGGAACAAAGAGAGGAGGCTTTGACAAAGATGAGCGAGAGCTGTTGTTGCAGCTGGTGGAGAAACATGGAGTCG GCCACTGGGCGAAGATCGCTGCTGAGATTCCAAACCGATTTGATGCTCAGTGTCTGAGAGAGTGGAGGAAGCTGACaagaccaccaccaccacctgctCAG AaaagaagcaaagctaaaagcCAATCAAAGAGTCGAGAAGGGGCGAAGAAGAAGACGACGAATGCCGAGAGGAACATCAAGAGGCGACTGATGAAAATAAAGGAGGAgagcagtgaggaggaggaggagatggcgGTGGAGTACATGGACAGTGATGacgaggagaaggagaagaggaagaagaagaagaagatgaaaaaagaagTAGTGGAGGTGGAGAGGATCGaagaggtggagaaggaggaagagcagTACACCTTCCCCCCCATGCAGGAGTGGATTCCAGCAGAAAAAGCTCAATGTTTCACCTTCCTGAGCTTTCGGCCAGTGGCACTTCAGTCCCCTGGAAGCGCCCATTGCGGGGAATCCGTCAGGTCAACCATCCTGGGCCGGTTCGGACGCTCCGTGATCATTGGTCCAAATCCTCGAGTGTTGCAGTGGGAGGAGCGTCACGACAGCAACACCATGATGATGGTGTCTCCTGAGCAGCTGCGAGCTCACCTGTGCAACCAGGCGAACAACTTAAAAAACCAGAGCACTGGCTCCACCCACAGGAAgtcacagacaggtaaacagaacCGCCTGGGCCGGGTGACGGACACGGGTCTGGGCTACGAGCTGCAGGCTGCTGTGACGCCATGGATCGGTAACCTGCTGATCCCGGCGAAAACCAGACTAACAGCAGCCGATGCCCTGAGAGAGCGCGGGGAGAAGGTCCGGCTGCCCTCCACCCCCatcttcctgctcctcctgcagACCATGAATGTGGACACCATGGGCTGCAAGGAGATTATAGAGCAGAGGAAGAGCAAGGTGGTGATGCTGACTCCGTCCCCGAACCTGTCCTCCATCCAGATGAAGAACCCGAAGAAAGTTGCAGGAAtgctgcagcagaggaggacCATGAGAAAGGAGCTGCAGGACTTGGACCATCAGCACAAACTGATCTTGGAGCAGCTGCAGGCGCTGCAGCATCAGAAGGTCCGACCGCAGCAGCAGCTTGTACTTCTGCAGCcatctccacttcctcctcGCTCCCCATGTACGCCTCCACAGAATCGTCCCGGCTTTCTAATTCAGACGCCTCCTAACATGCGTCCGCAGATGTCTCCTTTGTCATTTCCTCGCTCCGTCCTCCTGCCTCGTCCTGTCCTTCAACCTCAGCGACCTCGTGCTGCCGCCACCCAGCTTGTCCCCGCCTCCTCTCTTACCACGCCCCCTCCAGCTCCAAACAGACCTCCTCCTGGGGGGGTCGTCTCCTCTCCGTCACCTGCTGACCCTCCCGTTTCTGTGGTCCCGATGCCCCTGAAGGCcacatctgtctctttctgcCAACAGGCCGGACCTTCCACTCAAACCCTCAAAACAGCCCTGCTCCCTCCCTCGAACCAGCCTGTTTCTATTGGCTCTACAACGGCCAATCAGCTTGCTGTTCCCTCCTCCCTGACCATGCCCCTTCCAGCTCCTCACAGACCTCCTGGGGGGGTCGTCTCCTCTGCATCACCTGCTGCCTCTCCTGTCTCTTTGTTCCTAATGCCCCTGAATGCCACATCTGCCTCTTTCCGCCAACAGACTGGACCTTCTACTCAAACCCTCAAAACAGCCCTGCTCCCTTCCTCCAATCAGCCTGTTTCTATTGGTTCTacagcagccaatcagcttGCTGTTCCCTCCTCCCTGACCATGCCCCCTCCAGCTCCCCCTGCGGGGGTCACCTCCCTTCCTCTCACCAAAACTAAAGCTACTTCACCCATACCTCCTTCAGAATCTACAGCTCGTCCTCTTCTTACACCAAATGTCTCGCCTGTCTCTGTGGACTCAGCTACCTGTCCTCAGGTGTCCTCGACTCAAAACCTTAGTTTAGCCCCACCCACCTCCATGCCAACCAATCAGCACACTGCATCCTCCACATCAAGCCTACCTGCTCCTTTCCCTTGTGACCATGACTATACCTTCATTAACCCTTACTCTACCCCATTCCAACCAAGCCCCACCCCTTGTCTGCCTGACTCCGCCCCCAATCAGCCTCTCAAAGCTCCGCCCAGGAGGAGGAAACAAGGGAAGAAacgagggaggagggaggagcagcagagcaggACAGTAGACAGCACGGACAGAGCTGCCATAGGTGTGATCCAGAAGGGAAGGAGAGTTCGGAAGCCGAGTCAGAAAGTCAAAGCTCTGCATGAAGCTACTGAAGCCCAGGTAACACCTCCTCCTATTGACTCCGCTCCCGACCAGCCTCTCAAAGCTCCGCCCAGAGGGAGGAAAcgagggaggggggaggagcaGCACTGCGGGACGGGTGACAGCGTGGATGCAGCTTCTATAGGTGTGGTCCAGAACAGAAAGAGAGTTCGGAAACTGAGTCAGAAAGCCAAAGCTCTGCAGGAAGCTACTGAAGCCAAG GCTGAAGCGAAGAAGAGAGCTTCCTCTTCTCCTCGTCATAAGAAGCACTGCCGTGCGTCTCCCTGTAAGGAGGACGGCGCCCTCCAGCAGCAGTCGGTGACCCAGCTCCCCGGGATGTGTTTACTTCCTAGTCAGTCGATGTGGGTCATGACTCCAGGTGGACTGGTCCAAGTAGCGTTGGTGCCGAACACCCCCCGTCCAGCTCCACCTAGGAATGTTTTAACCCTCCAGCCGGCTGCGCCTCCTCTGCGCCTCCCAGCCGGTGCTCCTCCTCCCGCCTCCATGTCCGTCTCCGTAAACCTCCCTCATCAGAATCCACCACGTCTTCTTCCTGCCCTGCCCAAGTTTCCCTCCAAGCCCCTCCCCCCTGCCTTGTTCCTTGAACCCATCCCCCGAGGACCAAACCCCGCCTCCTGCCCCGTGCCCTCCCGCCCCCCTCTGCCTCCCCCCAAACTCTTCCTGCCCTACAAAGGCACTGTCAGAGCAGACCCAGCGGCACCTCCTCCCCTCAGGCGGGAGGCGCTGCAGTTCGACCCCTCCCTCATGTTCCTGGAGCCACGATCGGAGGTGTGTGATTGGCTGAGCGGTAGGGGAGGGGTGGTGGTACCTGGACTGGGCATGTCTCTGCCCTACCTGCCTCCTTTCGTCAGCAGTCTGAACACGCTCAGTGCACTGCTGCGGGCCAAGAAGTCCCTGACCAAGTCATCCCTGCAGCTACTGAGTCGCTACGGCGAACCCCGACACCCCCCCACCGAATCTGACGCCAGGAACACCTGCAGCCCGCCACCGCCAGACCTGCCAGACTCCACCTCTGACCCGAGACCAGCCGGGGACAAGCCAG CTCCCTCTGTCAGCGCCGACCCCCCACcagaggaggaggcggagctTGTGGTGACGGTACGTCAGCTGGTGACGGAGCGTTTTGCAGAAAACCCCGCCTACCAGCTGCTGAAGGCCCGCTTCCTGTCCTGCTTCACTGTCCCAGCCCTCCTCGCCACCGTGCAGCCAATCCCAGAGAAGACTGTTACCCGTCCAGCCAacgaggaggtggaggaggaagagacggaggaggaggaggaggaggaggaggaagaggaggaggggctgAAAAGAAtcaaagaaagaggaaaaaagaggagagcGGAG AaatctctgctgctgtgtgacggGTCGGGAGCTCCAGCCAATCACTTCTCAGGAATCACCAGCACCAACAAGACCGGATGA